From Rhea pennata isolate bPtePen1 chromosome 26, bPtePen1.pri, whole genome shotgun sequence, the proteins below share one genomic window:
- the PLXDC1 gene encoding plexin domain-containing protein 1 translates to MRCGGLLLLWLLRGALGAPGPPAGDGWRGARETSPGSDGTRISQDLGGGSLAIDTLPANETRIVEDNHSYYVSRTYGPGEARAQGLWVNMAAANRSQAKIHGILSNTHRQASRIILSFDFPFYGHLLRQVTIATGGFIFMGDVIHRMLTATQYVAPLMANFNPSYSRNSTVQYLDNGTVFVVQWDKVYLQGKEDVGSFTFQAALHSNGRIVFGYKEIPVPVLQISATQHPVKAGLSDAFMILNPSPEVPESRRRTIYEYHRVELDTSKITSLSAVEFTPLPTCLQHQSCEMCVISELTFNCSWCHVLQRCSSGFDRYREEWLSYGCGQKSEEETCEDLADDDHYSAPPDSSFPPFDEDITTSASSLFIDSLTTEDDTKLNQYAAGDGVGSSLPSKKAGTPIHTGTIVGIVLAVLLIAAIILAGIYINSHPTSNAALFFIERRPHHWPAMKFRNHTSHATYSEVEPASHEKEGFVEAEQC, encoded by the exons ATGCGCTGCGGCggcctcctgctgctgtggctgctgcgcggggcgctgggcgcgcccggcccgc CGGCGGGCGACGGGTGGCGGGGAGCCCGTGAGACCTCACCAGGGAGCGACGGGACCCGCATCAGCCAGGACCTGGGCGGCGGCAGCTTGGCCATCGACACGCTGCCGGCCAACGAGACGCGGATCGTG GAGGACAACCACAGCTACTACGTGTCGCGGACCTACGGGCCGGGTGAAGCACGCGCCCAGGGGCTCTGGGTGAACATGGCAGCAGCCAACAGGAGCCAAGCGAAGATCCATGGGATCCTCTCCAACACGCACCGGCAGGCCTCG AGAATCATCCTGTCCTTTGACTTCCCCTTCTACGGCCACCTCCTGCGGCAGGTCACGATCGCGACGGGAG GCTTCATCTTCATGGGGGACGTCATCCACCGGATGCTCACGGCCACGCAGTACGTCGCGCCCCTCATGGCTAACTTCAACCCCAGCTATTCCCGCAACTCCACCGTCCAGTACTTGGACAACG GGACGGTTTTTGTGGTGCAGTGGGACAAGGTCTATCTCCAGGGGAAGGAGGACGTGGGCAGCTTCACCTTCCAGGCCGCTCTGCACAGCAACGGGAGGATCGTGTTTGGTTACAAGGAG ATCCCCGTGCCGGTGCTGCAGATCAGCGCCACGCAGCACCCCGTGAAAGCTGGCCTCTCTGACGCCTTCATGATCCTCAACCCATCTCCCGAGGTGCCTG AGTCCCGCCGTCGGACCATCTACGAGTATCACCGCGTGGAACTGGACACCAGCAAGATCACCAGCCTGTCGGCCGTGGAGTTCACCCCCCTGCCCA CTTGTCTCCAGCATCAGAGCTGTGAAATGTGTGTGATCTCGGAGCTGACCTTCAACTGCAGCTGGTGTCACGTCCTGCAGAG ATGTTCCAGTGGGTTTGACCGATACCGTGAGGAGTGGCTCTCTTACGGCTGTGGCCAGAAG tcgGAAGAGGAGACATGCGAGGATTTAGCAGACGATGACCACTACTCGGCACCGCCTGACAGCTCTTTCCCACCGTTTGATGAGGATATCACCACCTCCGCTTCCTCGCTTTTCATTGACAGCCTCACTACAGAAG atgaTACAAAGCTCAATCAGTATGCAGCAGGCGATG gtgtgggaagcagccttccttcaaagaaagcaggaacCCCGATTCACACAGGTACTATTGTGGGCATCGTTCTGGCTGTGTTGCTCATTGCTGCTATTATCCTTGCTGGAATTTACATCAACAGCCATCCCACCTCAAATGCTGCCCTGTTCTTCATTGAG CGAAGGCCACATCACTGGCCTGCCATGAAATTCCGAAATCATACCAGCCATGCAACATACTCTGAGGTGGAGCCAGCCAGCCACGAGAAGGAGGGCTTTGTTGAAGCGGAACAGTGCTGA
- the LOC134151065 gene encoding dickkopf-related protein 3-like — protein sequence MFPASLCLVAALLPAASGYLWAWMYSLPQHPPGEATLGRSAKAPGSPEEATATCSPASPCAPGRFCDEHFGLCLPRRQEGQYCRRDAHCARGLLCMFGKCQQPAPDGQEGARCRGDEDCGAGACCARQHGERVCKRRLALAQGCHVPPGGLAFSINQLCPCLEGLVCRPGEPGREKATEYRPEKSEWRCRQP from the exons ATGTTCCCGGCCAGCCTGTGCCTCGTCGCTGCGCTCCTGCCCGCCGCCTCCGGCTACCTCTGGGCGTGGATGTactccctgccccagcacccGCCGGGCGAAGCCACCCTGGGCCGCAGCGCCAaggccccgggcagccccgaGGAG GCAACGGCGACGTGCAGCCCAGCCAGCCCCTGCGCCCCAGGACGCTTCTGCGACGAGCACTTCGGGCTGTGCCTGCCCCGGCGCCAGGAGGGCCAGTACTGCCGCCGCGACGCCCACTGCGCCCGCGGCCTCCTCTGCATGTTTGGCAAGTGCCAGCAGCCCGCGCCGGACGGGCAGGAGG GAGCCCGCTGCCGGGGGGACGAGGACTGCGGCGCCGGGGCCTGCTGCGCGCGGCAGCACGGCGAGCGGGTGTGCAAGAGGCGGCTGGCGCTGGCGCAGGGCTGCCACGTGCCCCCCGGGGGCCTGGCCTTCAGCATCAACCAGCTGTGCCCCTGCCTCGAGGGGCTCGTGTGCCGACCCGGCGAGCCCGGCCGAGA GAAGGCGACCGAGTACCGGCCCGAGAAGAGTGAGTGGCGATGCCGGCAGCCCTGA